Genomic window (Oncorhynchus mykiss isolate Arlee chromosome 21, USDA_OmykA_1.1, whole genome shotgun sequence):
TGGGTCGGTGTGTTTGTTCAACCATGTTCTTGATCTTGTCTTCAGGGTTTGTGTCTGtgcctgtatctgtgtctgtgttttgcaTAAGAGTCAGTCTCATCTcatgtgttttctctctcctctaccccagGCTGAGTGTTAAGATGGCGCTTCTCCTGGCCTTTTCCTCCGTCCTCCTTCTGGTCGGTCCCGCTCTGGCCCAGAGCCCTGACATGTCCTACGGCGACTATATGGCCCAGTTACAGGCCTGTCCCAAAGAGTGCCGCTGCCCGCCCAGCTTCCCCAACGCCGTTTACTGCGACAACAAGGCTCTGAAGCGCATCCCCACCATCCCCCCACACACCTGGTATCTCTACCTGCAGAACAACCTCATCGACGTACTGTCAACAGATGCTCTCCGCAACGCCACGCAGCTGCGCTGGATCAACCTCAACCGCAACCGCATCACCAGCGAGGGCATGGAGGAGGGTGCCTTGGCCGCCATGCTCCGCCTGGTCCACCTCTACATGGACGACAACCTGCTGAGCTCCGTCCCAGCCAACTTGCCCTCCAGCCTGGAGCAGCTGCGCCTCTCCCGCAACCGCATCTCCAAGATCCCCGCCGGGGTGTTCTCAGGTCTGGATCGGATGACACTGCTGGAACTGCAGGGGAACAAGCTCCAGGATGACGCAGTGACCGAGGTGAGCCTCAAGGGCCTGAGCAACCTGGTCCAGATCAACCTGGCCAAGAACCAGCTTACCACCATGCCCCTGGGCCTCCCCATCACCATCACCCAGCTCTTCCTGGACAACAACGCCATTGAGAAGATCCCCGCTGACTACTTCAAGGGTCTACCCAAGGTGGCCTTCCTCAGGCTCAACCGCAACAAGCTGGGAAACGGCGGGCTGCCCAAGAACGTGTTCAACATGTCCAGCATCCTGGACCTGCAGTTGTCCCATAACCAGCTAACTCAGGTTCCTATGATCCCCTCAGGCCTGGAACACCTCCACCTGGACCACAACCAGATTAAGAGTATGTTTTTGACACTGTTCTAGTTTCATTGATACATTGACTGATTGCCTGGATGGTTAACTGATGATTGGTTTAAAATCCagataattatattattataatcAGTGGAAAATGTTTTTGATGAGTTGTATGGCTGTTTTGCTAAGATGGTGTATTTGCAATTGCAGGTGTGAATGGATCTGATATCTGCCCTGTGTCGGCTGATGCTCTGGAGGGCTATGTCACTGAGACCGCTCCTAAACTCCGCTACCTCCGTCTCGATGGCAATGAGGTCAAGCCACCAATACCCAGAGACCTCATGATGTGCTTCCGTCTCCTCAGGTCCATCGTCATATAAGAAACACACTTCCACCAGCCAATCGCATCTAGTTATAGTCTCCCGGATCCAAGGGCAGATGATTACTAATGAATGGAAGTGACTATGCTAATCTATATGGATTTTTGATCTGTGGACTACACATTTGCATACTTATGTTGAGAACTACATATTAGACGTCAGGGTCGGGGTCAAACCAAACTCTGTCAATTTAAGAATTAATGCAATGAATTGGTCAATAGAAAATAATGGGCCATTTTCAGTTGTTGAATTGAGTCTCCTGAATTGGTAGAATGGGAATGGAATTGACCTCAACCTTGTTGGGTGAAGGTCACCTGACAATCTGTAGATAGTGTGATTGGACTGCACTACTGTCTTTTGACCACTAGTTGTGCCTTATGTTCGTCCTGTAGTCACAAGTGCTTAATGCAACAGTGCAGTATGTCTGAGTTGCTGAATGTGCTGTTTCAATACAGCACACATTGATCTGAAAGTGGTAGAAAAccttgaaattgtgtttttccaAAAAAGACAATAATTTACTATGGCAATGTGATTGGGACAAGATAAGAGGAATAATGTTTATAACCGTATGTATTTAAGGCATGTTGAATCTTCTGATGACTCATTGTCCCCATTCTCTTTATTTGAATGGAAGATCATCTTTTGTGAATACCAAAATAATACTTTTTAAACATTGTATACTGCTCCTCTCTGACAGAATAACTTGAATTGATGATATCAGACTTGAAACCAAATGAAAtgcaaattattttattttcaagttcTCTGTGAATATGAATATGTTGAGCTAACTTTAGACACATGCTATTCCACACAAACATGCAATTGTTTGCTCTTTTAAAACATTTAGCTCATTTATTTAATTGTCTGTTTTTCACTGAATTCACTGAGTTCTTGATCACTGTCTCAAATGTGAAGTTCCATTTTGTACTCAATGGGTCAACCTATTTGCAGTCATACGTATTTCGGAAATACCAAAGCAATTTTGGAATGCTTACATTTTGTTAAGTTGTGAATTCCttatacagtcaataatataaataaaacatttttctgGAAAAACATTAAACGAAGGAAGAAATATGTTGCATTAATCACCTTCCCTTCTAtagacacactcacaaacacacagacagacacacacatacagacacacacagacagagagagactcaatcacactcacaaacacacagacagacacacacagacagacacacacagacagagagagactcaatcacactcacacagagacctAGAAACCACACATTCTTTGAGTGCACATTTGCGGTAGTCTCTATGACTTACTGCTTAATAGTTGGAGCGCTAAGATCTCCCAGAATGCACTCCCAAGCCGctggcttggtaatgatatgatgAAGGTGTTGTCACTTTATGATCTCTCtcaggacacatttccaccattCTGCTATAGCCAATGTTTGGTGACCGATGGAATCGACAGTACAGTCAGAGTACTATTCTTGCAGGAATACCACAACAGTGGCAAACACACTCAGTAATGCAACAACGTGTAAGAATTGACAGGGATTGTTATTGTTGGCCAGAAGCAAGCATTCCTCATGTCAGTTGTGATCAATCACTCTCGCTTCATATCGCCTTCTTCAgaactttctctccctctctaaatctctctttcCTTTTCATGGTTGGTGTTTTAGCTGGTAACAGTCTCAGATTACAATATGAATTAATTAACCAATCAATTAAACCAATCCCTTCTCAGAATCATTCTAGGGTTAGTAAAATCAGAACTCCACCTGACCataactatacactgagtgtacaaaacattatgaacaactgcactttccatgacatagactgaccaggtaaatccaggtgaaagctatgatcccttattgatgtcacctgttattaaattcacttcaatcagtgtaaatgaaggggaggagacaggttaaagaaggattttcaagccttgtattgtattgtgtatgtgtgccattcagtgggtgaatgggcaagacaaaatatttaagtgcctttaaacaggttatggtagtaggtgcgagGCGCACcaatttgagtgtgtcaagaactgcaatgctgctggtcATTTTTACGCTCAACCgtttcccgtgtgcatcaagaatggtccaccacccaaaggacatccagccaacttgacacaactgtgggaagcattggagtcaacatggaccagcatccctgtggaatacgTTCAAcaccctgacaaattgaggctgttttgagggcaaaggggggtgaaactcaatattaggaaggtgttcctaatgttttgtacacttagtgtatgtCACCATTCCTGGTAGCAGGTGTAGCACGATTCCCAACGATTCCCAATGATTCTAAACGATTCCAAACGATTCCCAGCATTCCAGCATAGTTCAATTTCTCTCACTCAGCAAAAACTCCTGTTACttggggagaaagaaagagataggtTTGGGGGGTCGAGTGAAAATTGAGGCCAGAAAACCAGAAACGTAGGATTAAACTGACACATGAAAACTAGTAAGGTACTTCCTGTCTGTGTCTACTGCTCCGGCCTGGGTGGAAGTGGGAATAGCAGGTCCTAGGTCAGTTTGTATTTCCCTCCTATCGGTTTAGCATTAGGAATTAGAATTAAGTGAGTTGACCCTGGATCTGCATTTAATCCCAACCTCTGCCTGCATTGGGCCTTGACTGTGCTGCACCAAGACCCAACCACAGATACAGGATATGATTTCCCAGTCCAAGTATTGAACAATAGATTTGAAGATAAAACTGACCTGTGGTTAGGAGGAAACGTAGCTGAGTTATACCAGTGTATGGAGAGCTGAGGCCGTTCTCCTCCAGGCAGGGACTTCCTCTCGGCAGCGTGCTAACAGAGGCTCCTCACAGAGGCCCCATTGTGTTCTGGGGCCCTGTAGATTCCTCACCACACATGAAAGCCGCACATGCCAGAGTTTCACCTTCTGAAAAGGAAGACAAACATTTCTGAGTCACACTGCAGGTCTGATTAAGCCACGCACCCCTCTAGAAAAATAAGGGCTACTCTTGTTAGGGATTAAGATATTATTTTGTCCATTTgggtgcttctctctctctctctgtccctctctgtctctctctctctctgtgtctatctggTGTCTGTTGATATAGCAggttctctatgtgtgtgtgtgtgtgtgtgtgtgtgtgtgtgtgtgtgtgtgtgtgtgtgtgtgtgtgtgtgtgtgtgtgtgtgtgtgtgtgtgtgtgtgtgtgtgtgtgtgtgtgtgtgtgaaaagtgTTCATGGTACGGGGTGGGTGCACAGCCCAAGTCCGAGTGACCAAAAGCTATCCACTCCCCTCCGATCGTTCTCAGTGCCTACCTTCTCACACGCAAGGTAGGGCACACTGCTCTGGTCTGCCAgagcacacacaccaacacacaccatcacatacacacctgtacacacctacacacacacacacatacacacttatacacacccaccctctctcttcccGGCACCCTGAGCAACCTCTTACCATTGGCCAGGTCCCCTAGCCCTCAGCATCTCCATCAAGGCTGAAGGGACCATTCAAGAAAACAGGAGACAGAGGTAAGCCTTCTGGGTGCTATCTTCACTATGGGCTATGGGTTTTAGTATGCAGGATTTGCAAGGCACTAGCTAAATGAACCCCTCTAAACAGTGCTGTTCACAGGGGTTTGTGCAGTGCATGGACACGTTGGCTAATTGCTGATAGAGGTTTTgatattccatttttttattGCTTTGGGATTTGAACATCTATTCTTGGTTTGGATGTCTAGTGTCTGATCATATCaagtaaatatatttatttattaagtGTTTCCCTATTTCTTGCTTAGTGCACATCTGGCTTGGTAATTGTGACCGCTCAGGTATGGGCGAGCAGGTGACTTCGAGGAGTAGAGACGGCACTTTGACACGTTCTCAATTGAGACCTTAACATTTGATCCGATGTCAAATTTCATGCTGAACAGAGCAGTGGTTGGCGTACTTTTTAGGGATGAAGTTATGCACGTTCTTGATTGGATCCTTTAATTGGATTGTTAGCGCGTTGTACCAAGTCTTTTGATCCCTTCTAGTAACCATTGTGGTGACGGGGAAATTGGCACCCTGGATTGGAATCAGCAGGTTGAAGAGATTGGAGATATTATATTTG
Coding sequences:
- the LOC110499893 gene encoding keratocan-like isoform X1; amino-acid sequence: MSKGATETVRALWTSTREEYWRTRQPLLPLSQASPGHTLPTNTVWRSRLSVKMALLLAFSSVLLLVGPALAQSPDMSYGDYMAQLQACPKECRCPPSFPNAVYCDNKALKRIPTIPPHTWYLYLQNNLIDVLSTDALRNATQLRWINLNRNRITSEGMEEGALAAMLRLVHLYMDDNLLSSVPANLPSSLEQLRLSRNRISKIPAGVFSGLDRMTLLELQGNKLQDDAVTEVSLKGLSNLVQINLAKNQLTTMPLGLPITITQLFLDNNAIEKIPADYFKGLPKVAFLRLNRNKLGNGGLPKNVFNMSSILDLQLSHNQLTQVPMIPSGLEHLHLDHNQIKSVNGSDICPVSADALEGYVTETAPKLRYLRLDGNEVKPPIPRDLMMCFRLLRSIVI
- the LOC110499893 gene encoding keratocan-like isoform X2, which encodes MALLLAFSSVLLLVGPALAQSPDMSYGDYMAQLQACPKECRCPPSFPNAVYCDNKALKRIPTIPPHTWYLYLQNNLIDVLSTDALRNATQLRWINLNRNRITSEGMEEGALAAMLRLVHLYMDDNLLSSVPANLPSSLEQLRLSRNRISKIPAGVFSGLDRMTLLELQGNKLQDDAVTEVSLKGLSNLVQINLAKNQLTTMPLGLPITITQLFLDNNAIEKIPADYFKGLPKVAFLRLNRNKLGNGGLPKNVFNMSSILDLQLSHNQLTQVPMIPSGLEHLHLDHNQIKSVNGSDICPVSADALEGYVTETAPKLRYLRLDGNEVKPPIPRDLMMCFRLLRSIVI